A portion of the Mycobacterium paraseoulense genome contains these proteins:
- a CDS encoding 1-acyl-sn-glycerol-3-phosphate acyltransferase: protein MSDSRMDSTDVDKWDRGLTEHVVALTRPIVKHYFRSEVRRLDNIPDGPSLVVGNHSGGLTSFDLSVFAVDYYDRFGYDRPLYALGFDTIFAGPAGDFLRRTGVIRATRENAAKALAAGAVVLVFPGGDFDVYRSTLQETAIDFGGRTGYITTALEANVPIVPAVSIGGQESQLFLTRGRWLARALGLTKLERKLFRTDILPISFGFPFGLSIVAPVNMPLPTKIVTEVLPPIDIARLAEVSDVKQLDAHVRWVMRRGLKELAAQRRFPVVG, encoded by the coding sequence ATGAGCGACAGCCGCATGGATTCGACCGACGTCGACAAATGGGACCGCGGTCTGACCGAACACGTCGTCGCGCTGACCCGCCCGATCGTCAAGCACTATTTCCGCTCCGAGGTGCGGCGCCTGGACAACATCCCGGACGGACCGTCGCTGGTGGTGGGGAATCATTCCGGCGGTCTCACGTCGTTCGACCTCTCGGTGTTCGCGGTCGACTACTACGACCGGTTCGGCTACGACCGCCCGCTCTACGCGCTGGGGTTCGACACCATCTTCGCCGGGCCCGCCGGTGACTTCTTGCGGCGCACCGGAGTGATTCGGGCGACGCGCGAGAACGCCGCCAAGGCGTTGGCCGCCGGTGCGGTCGTGCTGGTCTTCCCGGGCGGCGACTTCGACGTCTACCGGTCGACCTTGCAGGAGACCGCCATCGACTTCGGCGGGCGAACCGGCTACATCACCACTGCCTTGGAGGCCAACGTCCCGATCGTGCCCGCCGTCTCCATCGGCGGCCAGGAAAGCCAGTTGTTCCTGACCCGCGGCAGATGGCTGGCACGTGCGCTGGGGTTGACCAAGTTGGAGCGCAAGCTCTTCCGCACGGACATCCTGCCGATATCGTTCGGTTTCCCCTTCGGGCTCAGCATCGTGGCGCCGGTCAACATGCCGCTGCCCACCAAGATCGTCACCGAGGTGTTGCCCCCCATCGACATCGCCCGGCTCGCCGAGGTCTCCGACGTCAAGCAGCTCGACGCGCACGTGCGGTGGGTGATGCGCAGGGGACTCAAAGAGCTTGCCGCCCAACGCCGCTTCCCCGTGGTCGGCTAG
- a CDS encoding TIGR03085 family metal-binding protein yields MSRPALDAQERLALCSLFDELGPSAPTLIEGWTAADLAAHLVLREHDLVAGPCLVLPGRFQRFAERRRAALARREDFASLVARIRSGPPIGFFRIGWVRALANVNEFFVHHEDLRRANGLGPRGLTPELDAALWRNVRRGGGFLSRRLDGCGLAVEWVGTGERVTVLRGSPVASLSGPPGELLLYLFGRVGVAEVEVSGPPDAVAAVGRAHFGM; encoded by the coding sequence ATGTCCCGGCCGGCCCTCGATGCGCAGGAGCGCCTTGCGCTCTGCTCCCTGTTCGACGAGCTGGGGCCCTCCGCACCCACGCTGATCGAGGGTTGGACCGCTGCCGATCTTGCAGCGCATCTCGTGCTGCGTGAACACGATCTCGTCGCCGGACCGTGCCTGGTGCTGCCGGGCCGTTTTCAGCGGTTCGCCGAGCGGCGGCGGGCCGCATTGGCCCGGCGCGAGGATTTCGCGTCGCTCGTCGCACGGATCCGGTCCGGCCCACCGATCGGGTTCTTCCGCATCGGATGGGTCCGCGCGCTGGCGAACGTCAACGAGTTCTTCGTTCACCACGAGGACCTTCGCCGGGCGAATGGGCTCGGGCCACGCGGTCTGACGCCCGAGCTGGACGCGGCGTTATGGCGGAACGTTCGCCGCGGGGGTGGGTTTCTGAGTCGGCGGCTCGACGGCTGCGGGCTTGCGGTCGAGTGGGTCGGCACCGGCGAGCGGGTGACGGTTTTGCGGGGCTCGCCGGTGGCTTCCCTGAGCGGTCCACCGGGAGAGCTACTGCTGTATCTCTTCGGCCGCGTCGGCGTGGCGGAGGTCGAGGTGAGCGGGCCGCCCGATGCCGTCGCGGCGGTGGGTCGCGCGCACTTCGGGATGTGA
- a CDS encoding polysaccharide deacetylase family protein, with amino-acid sequence MRPKITLTFDNGPTPGVTDQVLDTLAQRQMPAIFFVVGENVRSPAGHRLLERAVRAGHRIGNHSFTHGRPLGELSPAQTIDEILSTQQLLDDFGNTDRYFRPWGTEGALERRCLNPTAVDYLLAQKYTCVLWNSVPRDWADPDGWVSRALADTRNQQHTVVVLHDLPTGAMERLPGFLDQLSDSGLEVTTDLPDDCVPILRGEMRTPVDHLTAV; translated from the coding sequence ATGCGACCCAAGATCACCTTGACCTTCGACAACGGCCCGACACCCGGCGTCACGGATCAGGTTCTCGACACCCTCGCCCAGCGTCAGATGCCCGCCATCTTCTTCGTCGTCGGCGAGAATGTCCGCTCGCCGGCGGGACATCGGTTACTCGAGCGGGCCGTGCGTGCGGGGCACCGGATCGGCAATCACTCCTTCACCCACGGCCGCCCCCTCGGCGAGCTCTCCCCGGCGCAGACCATCGACGAAATCCTCAGCACACAACAGCTTTTGGACGATTTCGGCAATACCGATCGCTACTTCAGGCCGTGGGGAACGGAAGGCGCACTCGAACGGCGCTGCCTAAATCCGACGGCGGTCGACTACCTCCTCGCGCAGAAGTACACCTGCGTCCTGTGGAACAGCGTCCCGCGCGACTGGGCCGACCCCGACGGATGGGTCAGCCGGGCGCTCGCCGATACCCGCAACCAGCAGCACACCGTGGTCGTACTGCACGACCTGCCCACCGGCGCGATGGAGCGTCTACCAGGTTTTCTCGATCAACTCAGCGATTCCGGTCTCGAGGTCACCACCGACCTCCCCGACGACTGTGTGCCGATCCTCCGCGGTGAGATGCGCACACCCGTCGATCACCTCACGGCGGTTTGA
- the trxB gene encoding thioredoxin-disulfide reductase, which translates to MTASDVRDVIVIGSGPAGYTAALYAARAQLAPVVFEGTSFGGALMTTTEVENFPGFREGITGPELMDQMREQALRFGADLRMEDVESVCLQGPVKSVTTAEGETVRGRAVILAMGAAARYLGVPGEQELLGRGVSSCATCDGFFFRDQDIAVIGGGDSAMEEATFLTRFARSVTLVHRREEFRASRIMLERARADDKITILTNAAVLAVEGGDTVRGLRVRDTVTGKESTLPVTGVFVAIGHDPRSALVRDVVDTDPDGYVLVQGRTTATSIEGVFAAGDLVDRTYRQAITAAGSGCSAAIDAERWLAEHEASSAAAQGDATEIPGSDTDSAA; encoded by the coding sequence ATGACTGCCTCCGATGTCCGCGATGTCATCGTCATTGGTTCGGGTCCCGCGGGGTACACCGCGGCGTTGTATGCCGCGCGGGCGCAGTTGGCGCCCGTGGTGTTCGAGGGGACGTCGTTTGGTGGCGCGTTGATGACCACGACCGAGGTGGAGAACTTCCCCGGTTTCCGCGAGGGCATCACGGGCCCGGAGTTGATGGATCAGATGCGCGAGCAGGCGCTGCGGTTCGGGGCCGATTTGCGGATGGAAGACGTCGAGTCGGTCTGTCTGCAGGGCCCGGTGAAGTCGGTGACGACGGCCGAGGGCGAGACGGTGCGGGGGCGAGCGGTGATCTTGGCCATGGGCGCGGCGGCCCGCTATCTGGGGGTGCCGGGTGAGCAGGAGCTGCTGGGCCGCGGGGTCAGCTCGTGTGCCACGTGTGATGGATTTTTCTTCCGCGACCAGGACATCGCGGTGATCGGTGGGGGAGATTCGGCGATGGAGGAAGCGACCTTTCTGACCCGGTTTGCCCGCAGCGTCACGCTGGTGCACCGCCGCGAGGAGTTCCGCGCCTCGCGGATCATGCTCGAGCGGGCGCGGGCCGACGACAAGATCACCATCCTGACGAATGCGGCCGTGCTGGCCGTGGAGGGTGGCGACACCGTCCGTGGGTTGCGGGTGCGCGACACCGTCACCGGCAAGGAATCGACCCTGCCGGTCACGGGGGTGTTCGTGGCGATCGGGCACGACCCGCGCTCGGCGCTGGTGCGTGATGTCGTGGACACCGACCCCGACGGCTACGTCCTGGTGCAGGGCCGCACCACGGCCACCTCGATCGAGGGGGTGTTCGCCGCCGGCGACCTGGTCGACCGCACCTACCGTCAGGCCATCACGGCCGCCGGCAGCGGCTGCTCGGCGGCGATCGACGCCGAACGCTGGCTGGCCGAACACGAAGCCTCCAGCGCCGCCGCACAGGGCGACGCCACCGAGATTCCCGGAAGCGATACCGACTCCGCCGCTTAG
- a CDS encoding FAD-binding oxidoreductase: protein MSDMTARFSEIVGRHNLLTGDAIPEDYWHDEVLTKPAQRPAYVAKPATAEAVSQLLKAASDNKIPVTARGSGTGLSGAAIPRADGLLISFERMSGVLEVDTTNQVAVVQPGVTLTELDAATADAGLRYMVHPGEMSSSVGGNVGTNAGGMNAVKYGIARHNVLGLQAALPTGELIRTGGKIAKVSTGYDLTQLIVGSEGTLALATEVTVKLHPRLDHSAAVLAPFADFDQVMTAVPKIVGSGLAPYILEYIDNVTMAALVHTQNLELGVPDSVRDSCDAYLVVALENRTADRLDEDVEKAGELLAELGAVDAYVLEGGSARKLIEAREKAFWTLKAVGADDLIDTVVPRGAMPKFLSAARGLAAAAGGGAAGCGHAGDGNVHLAIFCKDPATRKKLMTDIFALAMELGGAISGEHGLGRAKTPYFLELEDPVKVDLMRRIKQSFDPAGILNPDVVFAADA from the coding sequence ATGAGCGACATGACGGCGCGGTTCTCCGAGATCGTCGGCCGGCACAACCTGCTGACCGGCGACGCCATCCCCGAGGACTACTGGCACGACGAGGTGTTGACCAAGCCGGCGCAACGGCCGGCTTATGTCGCCAAACCGGCCACCGCGGAAGCCGTTTCGCAGCTGCTGAAGGCCGCCTCGGACAACAAGATCCCGGTGACGGCCCGCGGGTCCGGCACCGGCCTCTCCGGAGCGGCGATCCCCCGGGCCGACGGGCTGCTCATCTCCTTCGAGCGCATGAGCGGCGTCCTCGAGGTCGACACCACCAACCAGGTCGCCGTCGTCCAACCCGGCGTCACCCTCACCGAGCTGGACGCGGCGACGGCCGACGCCGGCCTGCGCTACATGGTTCACCCGGGCGAGATGTCCTCCAGCGTCGGCGGCAACGTCGGCACCAACGCCGGCGGCATGAACGCGGTCAAGTACGGCATCGCCCGCCACAACGTGCTCGGGCTGCAGGCGGCGCTGCCGACCGGCGAGCTCATCCGTACCGGCGGCAAGATCGCCAAGGTCTCCACCGGATACGACCTCACCCAGCTCATCGTCGGCTCCGAGGGCACGCTGGCCCTGGCCACCGAGGTGACCGTCAAACTGCACCCGCGGCTCGACCACAGCGCCGCCGTGCTGGCCCCGTTCGCCGACTTCGACCAGGTCATGACGGCGGTGCCCAAGATCGTGGGCAGCGGCCTCGCACCCTACATCCTGGAGTACATCGACAACGTGACGATGGCCGCGCTCGTCCACACCCAGAACCTCGAGCTCGGCGTCCCCGACAGCGTCCGCGACAGCTGCGACGCCTATCTGGTTGTGGCGCTTGAGAACCGGACCGCCGACCGGCTGGACGAGGACGTCGAGAAGGCGGGCGAACTGCTGGCCGAGCTGGGCGCCGTCGATGCCTACGTGCTGGAAGGGGGTTCGGCGCGCAAGCTGATCGAGGCGCGGGAGAAGGCGTTCTGGACGCTGAAGGCCGTCGGCGCCGACGACCTCATCGACACCGTGGTGCCGCGCGGCGCGATGCCGAAATTCCTGTCCGCCGCGCGTGGTCTGGCGGCGGCAGCGGGCGGCGGAGCGGCGGGCTGCGGACACGCCGGCGACGGCAACGTGCACCTGGCCATCTTCTGCAAGGACCCGGCCACCCGCAAGAAGCTGATGACCGACATCTTCGCGCTGGCAATGGAATTGGGCGGCGCGATCTCCGGCGAACACGGCCTGGGCCGCGCCAAGACCCCGTACTTCCTCGAGCTGGAGGACCCGGTCAAGGTCGACCTCATGCGCCGCATCAAGCAGAGCTTCGACCCCGCGGGCATCCTCAACCCCGACGTCGTCTTTGCGGCGGACGCCTAG